TCTCCTGTAACGAATATTTCTGTACCAGCTTCCATCAATAAATTACCTGAATTTGTAACTACAAAATTACAACCCGGATCACCAACTGTAATTTTACCCGGAACTTTGAATATTGCCGCTCCTGTTATATTAGTATCGCATAATACCAGATCAAGATTTGATTGATCACAAGAGATTTCAAATGGTTGAGTATATGCCAGCATATTTCCTGTACGATCATCTGACCAAACCGGGACTACTTTGCCATTGCTAATATCAATACCTAAATAGTCGCCTGCATAATGATTACTATAAATTTTGTCTCCTGACCATGCCACATCGCTAATGAGAAAATCCTCCCACATACTACCTCCATTATAAGAAACAGATACAAAAGTTGCTGTCGAATCGTTATTAATAAAAAGACGAGAATCGTAATAAATTACTACAAGTGCACCTGTAACGTCATCACAGGCTATCCATGGAAACCATTGATCTTTTCCATTGCCAACAGAATCCTGGTTCACTCTTATTGGTGAATTCCATGTAATTCCCTGATCTGAAGATTTGATCATATAAATATCTGGATCGCCAGTATTTACTCCAGGTACTCCCCTGTTTGCCCATACAAGATATATTTCACCATTTTGCTGATTTACAGACATTACAGGAAAGCTGTTGGTCCGCATGGTTTTGCCGCCACCTAATTGTGAGAAGAAACCAAATTTATCGCTTGGTTGAGCTCTTATTCCTTGAATACTATCAATAATAACTTGTGCTGTATCCCATGTAACACCTCCATCCACAGATTTTGTAAACCCGATCGCAATTTCGAGAAAAGCAGTATCAGCAATAACAGAATGATAAACAGCCCATGCCGCATACACCTCTCCGTTAGGGCCTGTTTGTATATTAACTCCCTGGTTAAGGCTTACGGGAGGAGGGAAGTTGCTACTCAAAAAAAAAGCGCCTGATGCAGGAACTAACCACGTAAGACCATCATCCGTAGAATATCTTAGTTCGATTTCTCCACTATTAGCGCCCCCAAAATGAGTCCATGCACAATAGAGATTCCCTTCATTAGGACTCATGATACTATTATCAACCCATAAATGATTTTTATCAAGACAAGCTCCCGTTGCAATTTCCACGCTATCCCAGGTTAGACCATTATCATCTGAAAATGAAATACCTTGATTACAAACAGGAGCCGTAATATAATTAACATAAAATCTGCCATTGCGGCCTATGGCTACTGCTGGATCAGCTTGACTATTATGTAGATTAGCTGCAACTCCTGACCAGCTAAAACCGCCATCAGTAGAAAACATACCATTGACACCTATATTATTAGGTGATGGCCAGCTACGGGAATTGTTAGAATTTAAAATGATATCCGGATTTACAGGACTGATAAAAACAGAATTTTCTGAAAGGGTTATATCTGCAGTATCTTTAATTAAACTATCATTAAAATTAAACGGATTAAAAACTTTTAATTGATTAGCCTGGAAATTATGCCCTTTTTTTAGTAGGGTATTCTTTATTTGAGGTTTTATTGATTTTTTATTCAAAGCCAAGCGATTTTTATAAAACGCACTACTCCATACAAGGTTATACCATTCAGGTTCATTGATAGTTTGTCCGTTCGTTATAAGATTAGAACAAATCAGAAATATCATTATAAATTTACTTTTCAACATAATACTATTATTGTCATTATTTTAATTTTATTAATTTAATGAGATCAAAATATGTCTTCATATCATAACAATTCTGACACCCACCAGCACTAATACGAACCACAATGGTGTCAGTTGGCTGTGTTGATATTGTATCGGTTAATGTATATTTTGCCCAAATATTTGAAATAGGTTTATCAAAAATTTCTTTTTCTTGTGTTAACTGAGAAGGAAAAAATTGACCTTTTTGCTCTAAAACACCTATTGTTAAACTCCCTTTCCACCCGGTTTCACTTTTCATCCATGCTTCAAGCTGATATATGTTAGTGCCTGATTGCCCTGTAATGTATGTTTCTGCCCACTCCCCCCACGGTATCCATGTCGCTCCTAACCAAAAAGACCATATTCCTCCATTTGGCGGTGCATCTTGTACTATATCGGTAGAATCATCTAAAACATAACCATCCCATCCTACTGTTACAGGCTTGCCATTACATTCAAAACTTTCGTTAATAATTAAATTTTGAGCGGTAGTATCACTGGCACAAGCGCCTTCTGTCCAATAGAGTACACCATTGTTCTCAGCTTTACATGCATTTGCATAAGTTATACTGTCACAGCCACAAACCGGTTCATAAATAGTAAAACAACAGGAGTCAGGATTAATTTTAGTTGTATCTATACATCGATCAGAAGAACTTACCGGAATATTCGAATCCTTTTTACAGGAACAGGACATAATTACAAACAATCCTATTAATAAAATAAGTTGGTTTTGAATCTTTGATTTCATTGTTATTTTAGTTTTTTCTCCAAGGCTGAGATACGTTTTTCAAACTCCCGATCTTTCTTTTTCAATTCCTCTTTTAATTCTTTATTTTCCCGCTTTAATTCCTGAACAACTTTATTAAATTTGAACAAATAAAGAAAAACTCTTTCTATAAGCCTCATTTGTGTGGCATCCATTTCGGCAAGGTTTATTCCCTCTTTTTCAATGATCTTACCTGATTTTACACCTTTAAGGTGTCCGTTTTTGTCTTTAAATTTTTCTTCTTCCACCAGATCTTCTTCTAATGTCAGGTCTTTTTTTAGCTCATCATCAGCCCAACTTACTTGCGTGGTTACTACATCTTTGGCTACAATTTTTCCATCCACAAAGAATTTCCCATTTTGATGGGAGCCGGATTTAATGGTTTGTTCTCCAATATTTACCTTTCCATTTTCTAATAAAGTCATTATTGTTTTACCCTTGGTTCTTATACGCAATTTACGGAGTGCAAGTGTTGCTATTGGTTCAATATCCCATTCAGAAGAAACTTGGGTACCGGTAAGACCATCAAATAATATATCTTCTAATCTCATTCCCTGATGTGATAAACATTGTGGCGGTTTTACGGAGGTATCACAAGAAATAAAACCAGTGAAATGCTTAGTCGTAATATGCAATTTTTTTTGTGCATCTGTATTTCCTATAGCCACATTCCCCGTTGTCGGACATTTGTAAATATCATTCCCCGTATTTTGCCAGATGGGCCCCGCCACACAAGTTCCTGCATTCGGATTACCGCCTTGTCCGGGAAATACTTTTTCAGGCGGAAAAGGTATTTTTTTCATATTGCCGTCAGTATCTACTGCCACCAGCATATCTCCTGGTTTTTTTCCACCAGATAAATTCTTTACATTAATATGCCCTCCTACCAATAATGTATCATTATGTTTAAGCTGGTTCGTGCCGTTCACCTCTACAAATTTTGTAGAAGGCGGTCCTTGTGCAAAAACATTCGTGTACAAACAGCAAAATCCTATTGCCACTACACATACAAATAACTTTTCTTGATTGCTTAAATACTTCATAGCTGATTTTTTTTGAGTTGATAATACCTAAATTTCGCAAGTTAAAAATATTGGTGTAAAGCTAATTGTATTAATTTTATAATGCAAAAAAAATAAGAAAAAATTTGAAATTATTATCCAAATAAAGTATCTTTAAGTTATCAAACTATTATCGGGCATCTCTAAAAACTACATATTTTTTAAAACACACCCCTTGCCCCTCTTAATAGAGGGGAATGTATGGTGTAGTTTTTAGAGATGCCCTATCGTTAAAAAGTTAACGATCAGGCTCTTTTAATAGACTAATAAAATCAACCGATTTAACTATATCATAGTGTAAAACTCTGTCATTTTCAATAAAGGGAACATTTTTTCTAAAATTTTTGACTATTTGCTCAAGCTCCGGAGAAGTTTTAAGCGGTCTTCTGAATTCCAACGCCTGTGAGGCGCTCAAAAGTTCGATAGCAAGTATTTTCTCAAGATTATGAACCACTTTGTAACACTTTGTTGCGGCATTGGCGCCCATGCTCACGTGGTCTTCCTGCCCGTTGGAGGTAACTATAGAATCAACGGAAGCCGGTGTACATAATTGTTTGGTCTGGCTGACGATTGAAGCAGCGGTATATTGGGGCATCATCAAGCCGGAATTGAGTCCCGGATTGGCAACAAGAAATTCAGGTAGTCCCCGTGAACCCGAAACGAGCTGGTAGGTTCTGCGTTCTGAAATACTACCCAATTCTGCCAATGCTATACACAAAAAATCCAGGGCTAAAGCTAAAGGCTGTCCATGGAAATTTCCACCGGAAATAATTAAACCTTCTTCAGGGAAAATATTCGGATTGTCAGTTACTGCGTTTATTTCAGTTAAAAAGATATTTTTTACGAATTCAATAGTGTCTTTACTGGCTCCATGTACCTGCGGAATACATCTGAATGAATAGGGGTCTTGTACCTGCTTTTTGGGTCTTTTTGTTATCTCACTTCCTTTCAATAACTTTCTGCATCTTTCTGCCGTTTTTACCTGCCCGTTATGCGGCCTTATCTTGTGGATCAATTCATGCAACGGGCTGATGCTACAATCAAAAGCATCTATGGATAATGCACCAATGGTGTCTGCTGTATCTGAAAGACGAAATGATCTCAACAGGCAACATACACCATAAGCGATCATAAATTGTGTGCCGTTTACAAGGGCAAGGCCTTCTTTTTCCTGAAAATGTAATGGCTGCCAGCCCAGCTTTTCATGTATTTGCAACCCGGTGTATTTCTTGTTTTTATAATTAACTTCACCCAATCCTATAAGGGGCAAGGCTAAATGAGCAAGTGGAGCCAGGTCACCGGAAGCGCCTAATGAGCCAAATTCATATATTACAGGATAAATTTCATGATTATAAAAATCAATGAGCCGCTCCACAGTTTTTAACAGTATTCCTGAATGGCCGTAAGAAAGAGACTGTATCTTAAACAATAGCATTAGTTTGACGATTTCCCCGGGTATCTCCTCTCCTACCCCACAGGCATGGGATTGCACCAGGTTTATCTGGAGCTTATTTAAATCATCATGTGAAATATTCTTTTTTTGAAGCGCCCCAAAACCCGTGTTAATACCGTAGATCGCTTCCGATGAAGTAACAATCTTATTTTCCAGATACTTCCGGCATTTTACAATCCGGCCGGAAGCCTGGTCGGATAATTTTAATTTATAATTGTTGGTAATTATTTCATCTATTTTTTCAAAAGTCAGGGGTTGATTGGAGATGTTATGGGTTGATGATGCCATTGTTTAATTAATTTTATAGGTATAGGCGTTTAGGTATCACCTTTAAGTTATTGATTTTATGTGCTTTAACTCATTCTCTACCATTCTTTTTATAAGCAAATTGAAGATCGTGTCTATTTATGGCTGACTAACTCCGCCATTTATGGCGGAGATAATCAAACTATACAAACCCTGGGCTTTAGCCCGTTTTTAGCATAATTGGGCTAAAGCCCTGTCAGTTTTATTCTTTAATGTCCACGCCATAAATGGCGTGGTTAGTCACTCATACATATTCGAAAATATAAATCTTGTGCGACCTAAACGCATATACCTATAATTTTATTGAACTTCCACCAACTCACATTTTAAAAATAAAATGTCATCTTTGCTCATAATTTACAAATTTAAGAAAAAAAATAATTTTAGCAAAATTAGCAACTAAATTCCGAAACGATGAAATTCATTATTAGTTATGTTCTAAGAAAAATTCCCAGAAGCTACCTACAGCTCTTTGGCTATATTGCTGTAAAGGTCGTTGCACCCTTTTTTATTGGTAATAAGGTTGAGTGTCCTGTTTGCAAAAGTCGTTTTAGAAAATTTTTACCTTATGGAAGGGTCAAACCAAGAGAAAATGCGTTATGCCCTCATTGTTTATCGCTCGAAAGGCACCGGCTGATGTGGCTTTATTTAGAAAAGAGAACTAACTTTTTCCATCCCCTTAGGAGGGCTGTTTTACACATAGCGCCTGAGCGCTGCTTTATTAAAAGATTTGAAGCAATATCAACGATTGATTATATCACGGCAGACCTGGAATCTCCATGGGCAAAAATAAAAATGGATATCCATGACATACCTTTTGAAGAAAATACTTTTGATGTAATATTTTGTAATCATGTGCTGGAGCACGTAGATGATGATAAAAAAGCGATGCGGGAGCTTTGCAGGGTTTTAAAACCTGATGGTTGGGCAATCATGCAGCCCTTTATAAATACAAAACTGGAAAAAACATACGAGGATCCTGCTATCACTACACCTAAAGAAAGGGAAAAAGCATACTGGCAGGCAGACCACCTGAGAATGTACGGGCTTGATTATAAGGAAAGACTGGAAAATGAAGGATTTAGTGTGAAGGTAGATGATTTTGCGAAAGGGCTGGGCATGGATCTGATAAAAAGGTATGGTTTGGTGGAGGGGGAGAAGGTTTATGTATGTACGAAAGCACATGGCACATAGCACATGGTTGCATGGTTGAATTTGGAGTTGTTTTTTACCTAAGTGAAACCAAAAATAGAAAAAAGCGTTAAATTTGTAAGAACTAAAGCTCAAAAATTATGAGTACAACTAAGATAAGAGAAGAATTGCACCAAACCATTGATCAAGGTGATGAAAGGTTGGTAAAAATGATCTATGCAATGGTAAGGGAATATAACAATGAAGAATTTGAATTAAGCGATGAACATAAAAAAATCTTAGATGAAAGATTAGCCAGCCATAAAGCTGACCCAAGATCTGGTTCAAGCTGGGGAGAAGTAAAAGCCAGGATAGAAAAGCAATTATGAACCACAAGCTTATAATAATTGAAGATAACAGAATTGTTGTTGTAGCTATATTACACACAAGCCGTGATCCTCAAATATGGAAAAAAAGAAATTAATGGCTGATTCATCTTATCAAAATTTACAAAAACACCAGTTCGACCGATCCTGGACATTATTTTTAGACAGAGACGGAGTGATCAATAAAAAGATAGATAAAGATTATGTGAGAAGGTGGGAACAATTTGAATTCCTGCCTGATGTATTGGAGTCTATTCATTTATTATCTAAACGCTTTGGGAAAATAATAATTGTCACCAACCAAAGAGGTATCGGCCTAAAGCTCATGACAAAAGAGAACCTGGAAAAGATACATGCCCTGATGCTTGAAAAGATAAAATCTGCCGGGGGCAGCATTGATAAGGTATACTATTGTCCTCACCTGGATGAAGATCATTGTAATTGCAGAAAACCCAGTACCGGCCTGGCTTTACAGGCAAAAAAAGATTTCCCCGGTATTGATTTCAAAAGAGCTATAATGGTTGGTGATTCTCAGCGGGATATGGAAATGGGGGAAAAGCTTGGAATGATCACGATGTTTTTAGCGCATCATGAGTACTCGGGACGCTCTGCACCAACATATGACTTTTGTTTTGATAAGTTGATTTCGTTTGCAAAAGGGTTATACAAATGAAGAAATATAAAAAATGGCTCTAAATATTAAATGGACACCAGAGGCAGAATTAACCTTTGATAATATAAGATTAGCACCACGATTTATCGTGGTGGATTAATCTCACTAATCACTAATCTTCCATCATAGCCTTCTCCACCAACTCACAAATTATATGCCCCACCAAAATATGCGCTTCCTGTATCCGGGGGGTATCGTTTGAAGGGATATTGATCAGGTATTGGCAGCTATCCTTCAACTCGCCTCCTGTGGTTCCTGTAAGTCCGACAGTGATCAAGCCCAGGTCATTGGCAGTTTGTATAGCATTGACAATGTTCCCGGAATTACCTGAAGTGGAGATACCTACCAGGATATCCCCTTTTCTACCTTTGGCTTTTATGAGGCGGGAATAAATTTCATCATAACCATAGTCATTTGCAACTGCTGTGAGATATGAAGTATTAACGTGTAAAGCTTCTGCAAAGAGCGGCTGTCTGTCTAAATAAAATCTGCCCGAAAGTTCAGATGCTATATGTTGTGCATCAGCAGCGCTGCCCCCATTACCGCAAAACAGCGCCTTTTTGTCTTGCACTAAAGCATTTACTATCTGCTCTGTTACTTTTATAATAATATTTAGTAGGGCCTTATCATTTAAAAGCAGGCGTTTTACTTCAATGGATTGATTGATTATTTCTGTTACTCTCTTATACATGATCTAATGTTGAGTCCACTCTAAAAAGTAAAAAATTGAAAAGAAATCTTTTCTCGCAAAGACGCAAAGTTCGCAAAGGATTGAATATCAATTAGTTAAGTATATAACTTTGCGCTCTTTGCGCCTTTGCGAGAACCAAAAACACTTTTTAGAGTGGACTCAATGTTTAAAATGTGAAATGCCTAAAATGATAAAAAATTTTAGTTATTTTTAATTTTAGGCATTTTAGGCATTTCTTCTAATTCCAACCCAATTTTTTCGTTAATCAGATACCCGCCTTTTTTATGTGTAGAAATGTTGATCATTTCAGCTAAGAAACCTGCAATAAACAATAAAGTTCCAATGATCATTGAGAGTAATGCCAGGAAAAACAGTGGTTGGTCTACTATATCTCTTGCTATTAAACCATAATGAATTCTATAAAATTTTTCGCCAATTATCCACAGTGTGATCATTAAACCGATTAGAAATGATAAAGCTCCTATGGTACCAAAAAAGTGCATAGGTCTTTTTCTGAATTTTGATACAAAAGTGATGGATAACAAGTCTAAGAAACCAAACATAAACCTTTCAATACCGAATTTGGTAACGCCATATTTCCTTGCCTGGTGTTGAACCACCTTTTCACCAATGCGGGTAAATCCACTCCATTTGGCGATTACCGGAATATATCTATGTATTTCTCCGTAAATATCAATACTCTTTATCACCTCTTTTCTATATGCTTTCAGGCCGCAATTAAAATCGTGAAGTTTAACGCCCGACATTTTTCTCGTTGTCCAGTTAAAAAATTTGCTGGGAATGGTTTTAGTGAGCGGGTCATGCCTCTTCTTCTTCCACCCTGAAACCAAATCGTAGCTATCGTCCCTGATCATCTTATACAAACCGGGGATCTCATCAGGGCTATCCTGCAGGTCTGCATCCATAGTGATCACTACGTCACCCTCGCTAACTTCAAAGCCGCAGTTCAGAGCTGCTGATTTCCCATAATTTCTCCTGAACTTAATACCCTTGATGAATTTATTATTTTTGCAGAAGCCTTCGATTTTCTTCCATGAATTATCATTACTCCCATCATCCACAAAAACAATCTCATAAGAAAAATTATGGGCCTGCATAATACGAACTATCCAGTCATATAATTCTGGTAAAGAGTCTTCTTCATTATAAAGGGGAATGATAATTGAGATATTCACTTCTTAGTATTGGAATTTACTTATTATAGTCATTTGTCTACTGTCAACTGCCTACTGCCTGCTTTTCTTAATAACTGCCCCTCCAATCAACGCGATAATAACGCCCCACAATAAAGACCAAATATAGCCTGTCATAAAAGATGAAATACTGTATGAATCGCTATTTTCAATACCATCTATTGCTTCGTCTATTGACTCTTCGGGTGCACCCACTTTTTCCATCATTGTGACCACTTTTTCCACTGCAGCTTCCTTGATTTGATCTGGCAAATCAGGATCAACATTATATAATGCTATATTGAATACCACCACGATTAGCGATGCTATTGCATAAACCAAAAATATAGTTAAAAAAGAATATTTAAAGTCTAAGTAACCTTTATTCATTCGTTTCCACAATACCCCGCAATAAATCACAGCCCCAACTACAATTATAATATTAAAAAATGCCAGCCAATAGCTAACCATGTATTCAATTCCCATCAAATAAGAAAATAATACAATTATAACCTGTAACAGGCCTACGATCAACCCGTATTTGAGAACGAAATCTTTAAATTCGTTATTCATTTTCTCAACAAAACTGCTGTAATAAAGATAAAAAATATTCCAACAAAATACATTTCAAAATCGTCTAAAGCAATATCAAAGATAGTTGTTCCTTTTGTTTTTGATATTAATTCCTTGAAACTATCTTCACTCATCGTGCCGGGCTTTAGGTGTTTGTTGGATTCTGCCCATTGTACAATTTCATCAATGTGCCTGCCCAGAACTTCAACATCAATAAAAGTTAAGAACAAATAAACGAAAATTGCTGAAAATAGTGCAATGGTTAAGTTAATCATTAAGCCGCAAAGCAACCCTTCCCAAAGATGTAATTTTTTATTATTCCATTTATCCCTATAAATTTTTATTCCTGCAAGTATACAAAATACTAAAATAATGTATTTAAAAAAAAATAACTTTTTATCCAATGGATCATATTGATAAAAATACAGGATAAGAAAGCAAAGGATGATTGCCAAACCGCCATATAGGCCAAAAATCAATGATCTTTTTATTAATTTCATGTATCGGAATTTCAAAGTTTTGGCTTGATTTTATGGTTTTATCATCTTTTTTAATCATTATTAATTATTGTCTTTCTCTTATTAAATACCGCCACAACTTTTCCCTTCAACTTTTTCCCAATAAAGGGTGAGTTCTTTGATTTAGATTTGATATTTTCTTCTGTCAAAGTCCATTCTTTGTCAGGGTCAAATAGTGTCAGGTTAGCTACCTGGCCCGGTTCAATTTTGGGTATTTCAATGCCTAATATTTTACGGGGATTGTATGTCAATTTTTCTATTAAGTGTTCCAGGTTTAAATTTCTGTTGTAGGTATTTATAACTGCAAAAGCGGTTTCCAGGCCAATAATGCCAAATTCTGCCAGGTCAAATTCCAACTTTTTACTTTCTTCGTCCTGCGGGCTGTGGTCTGAAACGATGGCATCAATCGTACCATCTGCCAAACCCTTCCACAACGCTCTGATATCTTCTTTATTTCTAAATGGCGGATTTACTTTAAAATTCGTATCGAAGGTGGATAAAGCTGTGTCGTCAAAGGCAATTTGATGTGCAGCAATGTCGCAGGTAATACGAAGCCCTTTGGCTTTAGCCCTTTTTATCAGGTTTACAGAGCCAGCGGTGGATATGTGAGAAAAATGTATTTTGCTTTCTGTGTATTCCAATAATTTCAAGTCTCTTGCAATCATTAGCTCCTCTGCAATTTTGGGCATGCCTTTCAATCCGAGCATTGTGTTCATTTTTCCTTCATTCATACTCCCGGATTGTGTCAATTGCATATCTTCAGCATGGTTGATCAGCACACCGTCAAACAAACGCATGTACTGCAGCGCCCTCACCAAAACATCAGTGTGCCATACCGGTCTTTCACCATCAGAAAATGCGACAGCCCCTGCATGATGCAGGTCTATCATTTCGGTCAATTCCAAACCTTTGTTATCAACTGATACGCCAGCTATGGGATAAACCTCAACTAAATTATCTGCACATCTGTTTTTTATATTTGCAACAACATCTTTCGTTTGAATAACAGGATTGGTATTGGGCAGGCAGGCAATTTCTGTAAAACCGCCATAAGCAGCAGCCAGGCACCCCGATACCATATCTTCTTTGTGCTCAAAACCTGGGTCGCGCAACGATACTCTCATATCAAACCAGCCTGGTGAAAGTACCAGATTCATGGAATCAATAACTTTGTCAACCTTATATTCCTTCTTGTCTCCCTTCCCCGGGGGACCTATATTTTTAATAATTCCATTGCTGATAAAAACATGGTGTTTTTGATTATGAAATGTAGAACGAGGGTCAATTATTTTAACTGAAGATAATAAAATATTCATTGCGGTAATAATTAACTTTGGGAGTATGATAAAACGGGGTAAAAGTAAATGTTTCTCGCAAAGCCGCAAAGCTCGCAAAGAAAAAAATAAAAAAACTTTGCGCTCTTTGCGCCTTTGCGAGAACCAAAAACACTTTTTAGAGTGGACTCAACTATATTAATCCAAATATTACAATTTGAATTAAAACCGCTTACCGGAAAACATCAATATTTTTGGAAAATTCCGCTTATTAACCAAATATTATCTTAAAAATTATCTTTAGTTTGCTTTTTTAAGTGCCTAATAAGATATGCAACACTTTAAAAAAATAATCTTTTCAGCGCTAATAATATTGCTTGCGTTAACCATCTGGCAATATGAGCTTATCAGCTATGCACTGTGGATGGGGTACGGACAATTCAAAATTTTGTATAAGGCAATTCCTGTAGCTGAAGCAACCAAAGATGGCTCATTTCCTGATTCTTTAAAAGTTAGGTTACAAATAGTTGAGCAGGTGAGAGCTTATGCCATTGATTCGCTGGGTATTAATGATTCTGAAAATTATACAACGGTTTTTGACCAAAAAGGCAAACCGGTATTATGGGTTTTAACCGCATGCCCACCATACAAGCTGAAACCATACGAGTGGCAATTCCCGCTATTGGGCAGTTTTTCTTATAAAGGTTTTTTTGATCATGAAAAAGCATTGGGCGAAGAAGAAAAATTAAAAAAAGAAGGATATGACACTGATGTTAGAGAAGCAGAAGGTTGGTCAACTTTGGGCTGGTTTAAAGACCCGATCCTGAGCAATATGCTGCTGAAATCTGAAGGAGAGCTTGCCAGTATCATCATACACGAGCTTACCCATGCCACGTTGTATATTAAAAATGATGTGGAATTTAATGAAAACCTGGCAAATTTTGTGGGGGATAAAGGTGCGTTGCTGTTTCTGAAGTCGAAATACGGCAAAGATTCCAGGCAATATCACGAGTATAACAATAACCAGGCTGACAGAAAAAAAATCATCTCACATATATTAGATGGCGCAATTAAATTAGACAGTCTTTATTCGTCATATGAAGTACGAAGTACGAATGACGAAGTATCCCGAGTATCGGGATCATCCGTACTTCGTCATTTAAAGACAAGATTAATCAAACAAATAGTTCAAAATATAGATACAATATCATTTAATTCGTATATTTATGAACAATTATTTAATGAAGATCTTCCAAATAATACATTCTTTATGTCTATCAAACGTTATAATGAAAAACGAAACATATTTGAAGAAGAGTACAGTAAAAAGTTTGATTCAGATATGAAGACTTATTTAGAGTATTTGAAAAACAAATTTAGTTATTAGTTTATTAGTTAATAGTTTTAGTTGGTTAGTTACTGGTTTTGGTTTATTAGTTTTATGGTTTAGTTCATGTATAGTAAATTACTTTTATGTTTTTTTCCTGTACTGCTATCTGCGGATAATACATACAGGCATGTTAAGAACGATAGTTTCAACAAAGGAGAAGTGTTTGAATTCAGATGTCATTATGGTTTTTTTAATGCAGGGGTAGGTAAAGTAGAAATAAGTCAAAAACTTTATAAAATAAATGACAGGGTTTGTTACAAGGTTAAGGTTTATGGAAAAACTATCGGTGCTTTTGACCTTTTCCTCAGGATCAGGGATACCTGGATAAGCTATATTGATACTGCCTCCATGATCCCGCATCAATCTTTTAGAAATATTGAAGAAGGCAGATACAGGTTAAACGAAACTGTATATTTTGATCAGAAAAATCATACGGTTGAAGTTGTAGAAAAAGATGAAGAAAGTAAACAGTACAATGTTCCTGAAAATATTCAGGATATAATCAGCGCTTACTATTATTTA
The sequence above is drawn from the Cytophagales bacterium genome and encodes:
- a CDS encoding T9SS type A sorting domain-containing protein encodes the protein MLKSKFIMIFLICSNLITNGQTINEPEWYNLVWSSAFYKNRLALNKKSIKPQIKNTLLKKGHNFQANQLKVFNPFNFNDSLIKDTADITLSENSVFISPVNPDIILNSNNSRSWPSPNNIGVNGMFSTDGGFSWSGVAANLHNSQADPAVAIGRNGRFYVNYITAPVCNQGISFSDDNGLTWDSVEIATGACLDKNHLWVDNSIMSPNEGNLYCAWTHFGGANSGEIELRYSTDDGLTWLVPASGAFFLSSNFPPPVSLNQGVNIQTGPNGEVYAAWAVYHSVIADTAFLEIAIGFTKSVDGGVTWDTAQVIIDSIQGIRAQPSDKFGFFSQLGGGKTMRTNSFPVMSVNQQNGEIYLVWANRGVPGVNTGDPDIYMIKSSDQGITWNSPIRVNQDSVGNGKDQWFPWIACDDVTGALVVIYYDSRLFINNDSTATFVSVSYNGGSMWEDFLISDVAWSGDKIYSNHYAGDYLGIDISNGKVVPVWSDDRTGNMLAYTQPFEISCDQSNLDLVLCDTNITGAAIFKVPGKITVGDPGCNFVVTNSGNLLMEAGTEIFVTGETEIGGESVLTINPICAALGNLKISNYIPPFAKNETKNELGENDKEQVTDKYINNSSIYPNPFSDITNIEYTLKEGGPVNLSIYNLYGQGVKVLVNEPNQPKGIHRINFNAASLQPGIYYYTLSTKNFSETKKILIIKQP
- the hutH gene encoding histidine ammonia-lyase; this encodes MASSTHNISNQPLTFEKIDEIITNNYKLKLSDQASGRIVKCRKYLENKIVTSSEAIYGINTGFGALQKKNISHDDLNKLQINLVQSHACGVGEEIPGEIVKLMLLFKIQSLSYGHSGILLKTVERLIDFYNHEIYPVIYEFGSLGASGDLAPLAHLALPLIGLGEVNYKNKKYTGLQIHEKLGWQPLHFQEKEGLALVNGTQFMIAYGVCCLLRSFRLSDTADTIGALSIDAFDCSISPLHELIHKIRPHNGQVKTAERCRKLLKGSEITKRPKKQVQDPYSFRCIPQVHGASKDTIEFVKNIFLTEINAVTDNPNIFPEEGLIISGGNFHGQPLALALDFLCIALAELGSISERRTYQLVSGSRGLPEFLVANPGLNSGLMMPQYTAASIVSQTKQLCTPASVDSIVTSNGQEDHVSMGANAATKCYKVVHNLEKILAIELLSASQALEFRRPLKTSPELEQIVKNFRKNVPFIENDRVLHYDIVKSVDFISLLKEPDR
- a CDS encoding class I SAM-dependent methyltransferase → MKFIISYVLRKIPRSYLQLFGYIAVKVVAPFFIGNKVECPVCKSRFRKFLPYGRVKPRENALCPHCLSLERHRLMWLYLEKRTNFFHPLRRAVLHIAPERCFIKRFEAISTIDYITADLESPWAKIKMDIHDIPFEENTFDVIFCNHVLEHVDDDKKAMRELCRVLKPDGWAIMQPFINTKLEKTYEDPAITTPKEREKAYWQADHLRMYGLDYKERLENEGFSVKVDDFAKGLGMDLIKRYGLVEGEKVYVCTKAHGT
- a CDS encoding HAD family hydrolase — protein: MADSSYQNLQKHQFDRSWTLFLDRDGVINKKIDKDYVRRWEQFEFLPDVLESIHLLSKRFGKIIIVTNQRGIGLKLMTKENLEKIHALMLEKIKSAGGSIDKVYYCPHLDEDHCNCRKPSTGLALQAKKDFPGIDFKRAIMVGDSQRDMEMGEKLGMITMFLAHHEYSGRSAPTYDFCFDKLISFAKGLYK
- a CDS encoding SIS domain-containing protein translates to MYKRVTEIINQSIEVKRLLLNDKALLNIIIKVTEQIVNALVQDKKALFCGNGGSAADAQHIASELSGRFYLDRQPLFAEALHVNTSYLTAVANDYGYDEIYSRLIKAKGRKGDILVGISTSGNSGNIVNAIQTANDLGLITVGLTGTTGGELKDSCQYLINIPSNDTPRIQEAHILVGHIICELVEKAMMED
- a CDS encoding glycosyltransferase, translated to MNISIIIPLYNEEDSLPELYDWIVRIMQAHNFSYEIVFVDDGSNDNSWKKIEGFCKNNKFIKGIKFRRNYGKSAALNCGFEVSEGDVVITMDADLQDSPDEIPGLYKMIRDDSYDLVSGWKKKRHDPLTKTIPSKFFNWTTRKMSGVKLHDFNCGLKAYRKEVIKSIDIYGEIHRYIPVIAKWSGFTRIGEKVVQHQARKYGVTKFGIERFMFGFLDLLSITFVSKFRKRPMHFFGTIGALSFLIGLMITLWIIGEKFYRIHYGLIARDIVDQPLFFLALLSMIIGTLLFIAGFLAEMINISTHKKGGYLINEKIGLELEEMPKMPKIKNN